From the genome of Streptomyces sp. JH34:
TCGGCCAGGGCGTAGCAAGGGCCGGCAGGTACAGGGGTGGCAAATTGGGGGACGGCGTACGCGGTGGGGACGAAGCCGCGCAAGAGGTCGAGGACCGTTGCGCGGAGCGTAGCCAGGCCCGAGGTGTCAACCCCGACGTGTGGGTACACGGGACTCCCAGAGGCAGAGCTTCCATCACGTGCAGTTCGAGAACCGTCACTCGTGGTAGCGGGTGGCGGGCTCCTTGTGCGTCTGAGGAGAATAACGCTTCGTACAGGCGTTGCTACACCCAGTTGCTCAAATCACCGATTACGTCGCTTCCGTAACCTCTAAGTGACGGATCAAGTGGCATATCGTGAACAGTTATTGATCGAATGCCTTCGAGATCTGCAAGTGGTGACGACGGGTTGTGGTCGTCGGAACGCAACGCGACTGGCCGGAGCGACGGGTGTACCGCCCGGTGTTCCGCTCTCGGTCGGGTGTACGTCTCCGGGCGCGCCGCTCCGCACGCGCCGGGGCTCCGTACGGAGGTGCCGTACGGAGCCACGGTGTGTGCGGGGGAGGGGCCGGGGGAGGGGTCAGCGGCGGCGGCGGTGGAGCGCGACGGCCGCGGCCGTGCCTCCGGCCAGGGCGCCGACGCCCGCCGCGGCGGGGATGCCGACCTTGGCGGCCTTGCGGCCGGTGCGGTAGTCGCGCAGCCGCCAGTCCAGCGAGCGGGCGTGTTTGCGCAGTTTGGAGTCCGGGTTGATCGCGTACGGGTGGCCGACCAGGGACAGCATCGGGATGTCGTTGTGCGAGTCGCTGTACGCCGCGCAGCGCTCCAGGTCCAGGCCCTCGGCCGCCGCGAGGGCGCGTACCGCCTCGGCCTTCGCCGGGCCGTGCAGGGGTTCGCCGACCAGCCGGCCCGTGTAGACGCCGTCGACCGACTCGGCGACGGTGCCCAGGGCGCCGGTGAGGCCCAGGCGCCGGGCGATGATCGTCGCGGTCTCCACGGGGGCGGCGGTGACCAGCCAGACCCTCTGGCCCGCGTCGAGGTGGGCCTGGGCCAGGGCGCGGGTGCCGGGCCAGATGCGGTCGGCCATGTACTCGTCGTAGATCTCCTCGCCGATGGACATCAGCTCGGAGACGCGGTGGCCCTTGACGATGGAGAGGGCGCTGTCACGCGCGTCCTGCATGTGCTCCGGGTCCTCGACGCCGGCCAGCCTGAACCAGGCCTGCTGCCAGGCGAACCGGGTCAGTTCGCGGCGCTCGAAGAACTTCCGCTTGTACAGGCCGCGCCCGAAGTGGAAGATCGCGGCGCCCTGCATGACGGTGTTGTCGAGGTCGAAGAAGGCGGCGGCGCGGGTGTCCCCGGCCACCGGGAACGGGGGTTCCAGGGCCTCTTCGGCGGTGGCCGGCAGCTCTTCCGTGCCGGTCGCGAGCGCCGCCTTCTGCGCGGCCTCGGCTGCGGCCTCGCCTGCGAGCACGCTGCGTGCCGTGGCGGGGCGCCTGCGGGGGGTGAGCCATCCAAGAGCGGCCATGCCGTGAGCATAGCCATTCGGTCCGTCTCTTCCCGACCCGGCGGGATGCGGCGGTGTGAACTCTCCGGAACCGGGGCGTTAAACGGGTGATTCCGCGCA
Proteins encoded in this window:
- a CDS encoding HAD-IB family hydrolase encodes the protein MAALGWLTPRRRPATARSVLAGEAAAEAAQKAALATGTEELPATAEEALEPPFPVAGDTRAAAFFDLDNTVMQGAAIFHFGRGLYKRKFFERRELTRFAWQQAWFRLAGVEDPEHMQDARDSALSIVKGHRVSELMSIGEEIYDEYMADRIWPGTRALAQAHLDAGQRVWLVTAAPVETATIIARRLGLTGALGTVAESVDGVYTGRLVGEPLHGPAKAEAVRALAAAEGLDLERCAAYSDSHNDIPMLSLVGHPYAINPDSKLRKHARSLDWRLRDYRTGRKAAKVGIPAAAGVGALAGGTAAAVALHRRRR